Proteins encoded within one genomic window of Haematospirillum jordaniae:
- a CDS encoding heme ABC transporter permease — protein sequence MHRFANPSRFLRLADRIVPWAAAVCILSFAAGLAAALFLSPADYQQGQSVRIMYVHVPAAWMGLFAYTVMAVSSAVALIWKHPLADLTAQASAPVGACFTFLCLVTGALWGKPMWGTWWVWDARLTSMLVLLFLYAGYMALQGAFDNPERASRAAAVLALVGFVNVPVIKFSVDWWNTLHQPASVTRFGMPAIDPSMLLPLLLMALAFKAYYVTVLLVRIKSAFVEARIRTLRLGIYRA from the coding sequence ATGCATCGGTTTGCCAACCCCAGTCGTTTTCTGCGCCTTGCCGATCGCATTGTACCGTGGGCGGCGGCTGTCTGCATCCTGTCCTTTGCTGCCGGGCTTGCCGCAGCCTTGTTCCTGTCTCCGGCAGACTATCAGCAGGGGCAGAGTGTGCGTATTATGTACGTGCATGTGCCTGCGGCTTGGATGGGGCTGTTTGCCTATACTGTCATGGCTGTTTCCAGTGCTGTGGCGCTGATCTGGAAGCATCCGCTGGCCGACCTGACTGCACAGGCATCGGCACCGGTTGGGGCTTGCTTTACGTTCCTGTGTCTTGTAACCGGGGCCTTGTGGGGAAAGCCCATGTGGGGAACATGGTGGGTCTGGGATGCCCGCTTGACCAGCATGCTGGTGCTTTTGTTCCTGTATGCAGGCTATATGGCCTTGCAGGGGGCTTTTGACAACCCGGAGCGAGCTTCGCGGGCTGCGGCGGTCTTGGCCCTTGTGGGTTTTGTCAATGTGCCGGTTATCAAGTTCAGTGTTGACTGGTGGAATACCCTTCACCAGCCCGCCAGTGTGACCCGTTTTGGCATGCCGGCCATTGATCCTTCGATGCTGCTTCCGCTTTTGCTGATGGCGCTTGCGTTCAAGGCATATTATGTCACGGTGCTTCTGGTCCGGATCAAGTCTGCCTTTGTCGAGGCCAGAATAAGAACCCTGCGGCTGGG
- the rfaE1 gene encoding D-glycero-beta-D-manno-heptose-7-phosphate kinase, whose product MSTQNARLAARVADLANATVLCIGDIMLDHFIAGAVDRISPEAPIPVLRVTGETVMLGGAGNVVRNLSGLGAKTCFISALGDDAPGRDITSQLTALRGVDSSLHVEDGRTTGVKIRYSAVGQQLLRVDRETVHPVGEACARTLVDRCLAALPNCGAVVLSDYGKGVLTEAVIRPILEKAAALGIPVVVDPKGRDYTIYHGAAVVTPNRRELADATGMPTTTDNDIVAAARFLAGHCSIPHILATRSEDGMTLVDANGSVLHLPAQTREVYDVSGAGDTVVATVAAALACGLSLPEAAALANVAAGIVVGKSGTAAVTAAELVDALHHRDIGHAEARILDLPRTADLVRGWKQAGLRVGFTNGCFDLLHPGHLSLLRQARTRCDRLVVGMNSDDSVKRLKGDDRPIQAESARAAVLATLELVDAVVIFDEDTPLKIIETLLPDVLVKGADYTIETVVGSKVVLGAGGEVFLATLEPGQSTTRTVNRLREKA is encoded by the coding sequence ATGAGTACCCAAAACGCCCGTCTTGCCGCCCGGGTGGCGGATTTGGCCAATGCAACAGTGCTGTGCATCGGCGACATCATGCTGGATCACTTTATTGCCGGGGCCGTTGACCGCATCTCGCCCGAGGCACCGATTCCTGTTCTGCGCGTGACCGGTGAAACGGTTATGCTAGGCGGGGCGGGCAATGTAGTTCGCAATCTGTCTGGCCTAGGAGCCAAGACCTGCTTTATTTCAGCCCTAGGCGATGACGCGCCGGGACGGGACATCACTTCTCAGCTTACAGCCCTGCGCGGAGTTGATTCATCCCTCCATGTCGAAGACGGTCGCACAACCGGGGTCAAGATTCGCTATAGCGCCGTGGGGCAGCAGCTCCTGCGCGTGGATAGGGAAACCGTTCACCCCGTCGGGGAGGCCTGCGCCCGCACCCTTGTTGACAGATGCCTGGCGGCCTTGCCGAACTGCGGGGCCGTTGTCCTGTCTGATTACGGCAAGGGCGTTCTTACCGAAGCTGTCATCAGACCCATTCTGGAAAAAGCCGCAGCCCTTGGCATTCCTGTTGTTGTTGACCCGAAAGGCCGCGATTACACGATCTATCACGGGGCGGCGGTGGTAACGCCGAATCGTCGCGAACTAGCCGATGCCACCGGCATGCCGACGACGACCGACAACGATATTGTCGCGGCCGCCCGCTTCCTCGCCGGACACTGTTCCATTCCCCACATTCTTGCTACCCGCAGCGAGGATGGCATGACCTTGGTTGATGCCAATGGCTCCGTCCTGCACCTGCCGGCGCAGACGCGAGAAGTCTATGATGTCTCCGGGGCCGGGGACACGGTGGTCGCAACAGTTGCTGCAGCCTTGGCCTGCGGCTTGTCACTTCCTGAGGCTGCGGCCCTAGCCAATGTTGCCGCCGGCATTGTTGTCGGGAAGTCCGGTACAGCCGCAGTAACGGCGGCCGAGCTTGTTGATGCCCTGCATCACCGTGATATTGGGCATGCCGAGGCCCGTATTCTTGACCTTCCCCGCACTGCCGACTTGGTCCGGGGCTGGAAGCAGGCCGGGTTGAGAGTTGGCTTCACCAATGGCTGCTTTGACCTTCTGCATCCGGGGCACCTGTCCCTTCTGCGTCAGGCCCGAACCCGCTGTGACCGATTGGTCGTCGGAATGAACAGCGATGACTCTGTCAAACGCCTGAAGGGGGACGACAGGCCCATACAGGCCGAGTCTGCCCGCGCTGCCGTTCTGGCTACCCTGGAGCTGGTTGACGCCGTCGTCATTTTTGACGAAGACACACCGCTGAAAATCATTGAAACCCTGTTGCCCGATGTTCTGGTCAAGGGCGCGGACTACACTATCGAAACGGTTGTCGGGTCAAAGGTTGTTCTGGGTGCGGGCGGCGAGGTTTTCCTAGCCACCTTGGAACCCGGACAATCCACGACACGTACCGTCAACCGCCTTCGGGAGAAGGCATAG